Proteins encoded in a region of the Equus asinus isolate D_3611 breed Donkey chromosome X, EquAss-T2T_v2, whole genome shotgun sequence genome:
- the AKAP4 gene encoding A-kinase anchor protein 4, whose product MSDHIDWLHSHRDVCKVDLYSQTGQQDQSRKVICFVDVSTLTAEDKDSKDAGGSNSDGGLNLENLEEKEIIVIKDTEKQDQSKTEGSVCLFKQTPSDHICVFNWLLSDLQKYALGFQHALSPSASSCKHKVGETEGKFHKLPSGNCYRVYADQLNMDYVTNGPQSRHLEMTAAKNTNNNQSPSTPSPKSPNTQRAVISPGGECSVDDLSFYINRLSSLVIQMARKEIKEKLEGRNKCFHHSIYPPPGDKGKNSLRSALSKIASEMAHDAVEVTSAEMRGTGEDSRDGGRKTFMYSELSNKSKSGDKQMFQRDSKEFADSISKGLMVYANQVASDMMFSVMKTLKVHSSGKPIPACVVLKRVLLKHTKEIVSDLIDSCMKNLHNITGVLMTDSDFVSAVKRNLFNHGKQNAADIMEAMLKRLVGALLGEKKETKSQSVSYASLKAGSQDPKCKNQSLEFSAMKAEMKGKDQGKMRPEQCKSLTSAEKVGEHILKESLTMWNQKQGNQGKMTSKPCANREEKREKISPSTDSLAKDLIVSALMLIQYHLTQQAKGKDLYEEDCPGSSTSYTARSAQYEKCGSGQTAKALSMKHLESRGAPGPSTSLKENQHVNCQKLDMSNIVLTLIQKLLGESSFNCDDISEGENKHSEPSTSKGTSMFKRPDRGEEQCQENQELDFASGLKQVNRQFIDQLVESVMKLCLIMAKYGNNGAALAELEEQAASVNNANYQASGSRRSQSGVMPQNYQDSSGPQVIVNNHCSTSSLQKQLQAVLQWIAASQFNIPTLYFMGDDDGQLEKLPEVSAKAAEKGYSVGDLLQEVMKFAKEQQLDEAVGNVAKKQLLDWLLTNL is encoded by the exons atgTCTGATCATATTGACTGGTTACACAGCCATAGGGACGTGTGCAAGGTAGATCTCTACAGCCAAACGGGACAGCAAGATCAGAGCCGGAAAGTG ATATGCTTTGTCGATGTGTCCACCTTGACAGCAGAAGATAAAGATTCCAAG GATGCTGGTGGTTCCAATTCAGACGGTGGCTTAAACCTGGAGaatctggaagaaaaagagattattGTGATCAAGGATACTGAAAAGCAAGACCAGTCTAAG acgGAGGGATCTGTGTGCCTTTTCAAACAAACTCCCTCTGATCACATATGTGTCTTCAACTGGCTTCTCAGTGATCTCCAGAAGTATGCTTTGGGTTTCCAACACGCACTGAGCCCCTCAGCCTCTAGCTGTAAGCATAAAGTAGGAGAAACAGAGGGTAAATTCCATAAATTACCCTCTGGGAACTGCTACAGAGTCTATGCTGATCAGCTGAACATGGATTATGTGACCAACGGACCTCAAAGCCGACATCTAGAAATGACAGCAGCCAAAAACACCAACAATAACCAGAGCCCTTCCACTCCCTCACCCAAATCTCCTAACACTCAGAGGGCAGTTATCTCTCCTGGTGGCGAATGTTCCGTGGACGACCTTTCATTCTATATCAACCGACTATCTTCTTTGGTAATCCAGATGGCCCGTAAAGAAATCAAGGAGAAGTTGGAAGGTAGAAACAAATGCTTTCATCATTCAATCTATCCACCTCCTGGGGACAAAGGGAAGAACAGCCTCCGCAGTGCTTTGAGCAAGATCGCTTCTGAAATGGCCCATGATGCTGTAGAAGTGACCTCTGCAGAAATGCGGGGCACTGGGGAGGACAGCAGAGATGGCGGGCGGAAAACCTTTATGTATAGTGAGTTATCCAACAAGAGCAAGAGCGGAGACAAACAGATGTTCCAAAGAGATAGCAAGGAATTCGCAGACTCCATTAGCAAAGGACTCATGGTTTACGCAAATCAAGTGGCTTCTGACATGATGTTCTCCGTTATGAAGACCTTGAAAGTGCATAGCTCTGGGAAGCCGATCCCAGCCTGTGTGGTGCTGAAGAGAGTGTTGTTAAAACACACCAAGGAAATTGTGTCCGATTTGATTGATTCCTGCATGAAGAACCTACATAACATCACTGGGGTCCTGATGACTGACTCAGACTTTGTCTCAGCTGTCAAGAGAAATCTTTTCAACCACGGGAAACAAAATGCGGCAGATATCAtggaggccatgctgaagcgCCTGGTCGGTGCCCTACTTGGCGAGAAGAAGGAGACTAAATCACAGAGTGTCTCGTATGCATCCTTGAAAGCTGGGTCCCAAGATCCCAAGTGCAAGAACCAAAGTCTCGAATTCTCAGCCATGAAAGCTGAAATGAAGGGGAAGGACCAGGGCAAAATGAGACCAGAGCAGTGCAAGTCCTTGACCAGTGCTGAGAAAGTCGGTGAACACATCCTTAAGGAGAGCCTGACCATGTGGAATCAAAAGCAGGGAAACCAAGGCAAGATGACTAGCAAACCATGTGCCaatagggaggaaaaaagagaaaagatcagcCCTTCCACAGATTCACTCGCGAAGGACTTGATTGTCTCCGCTCTTATGCTGATCCagtaccatttgacccagcaggCCAAGGGcaaagatctatatgaagaagaCTGTCCTGGTTCTTCCACAAGCTACACAGCTCGGAGTGCCCAATACGAAAAGTGTGGAAGTGGCCAAACTGCCAAGGCTCTTTCAATGAAACATCTAGAGTCTCGTGGAGCTCCTGGACCCTCCACCTCTCTAAAGGAGAATCAACATGTGAACTGCCAGAAGCTGGATATGTCAAACATTGTTCTGACGCTGATCCAGAAACTGCTTGGTGAGAGCTCGTTCAACTGTGATGATATATCTGAAGGTGAGAACAAGCATTCTGAGCCCAGTACAAGCAAAGGAACTTCCATGTTCAAGAGGCCTGACAGAGGGGAAGAACAATGCCAGGAGAATCAAGAACTTGACTTTGCCAGTGGGCTGAAGCAAGTGAACCGGCAATTTATAGATCAACTTGTGGAATCGGTGATGAAGCTGTGCCTTATCATGGCTAAGTACGGCAACAATGGGGCAGCCCTTGCTGAGTTGGAAGAACAAGCAGCCTCGGTGAACAACGCCAATTACCAGGCCAGTGGCTCCAGACGTAGTCAGAGTGGTGTGATGCCACAGAACTATCAAGACTCTTCTGGGCCCCAAGTCATCGTCAATAATCATTGCTCAACAAGTAGCTTGCAGAAGCAGCTCCAGGCGGTCCTTCAGTGGATTGCGGCCTCCCAATTTAACATCCCTACGCTCTACTTCATGGGAGATGATGATGGACAACTGGAGAAG CTTCCCGAAGTTTCGGCTAAGGCAGCAGAGAAGGGCTACAGCGTGGGAGATCTTCTTCAGGAGGTCATGAAGTTTGCCAAGGAACAACAACTGGATGAAGCCGTGGGAAACGTGGCCAAAAAACAACTGCTAGACTGGCTGCTCACTAACCTGTGA